A window of Eubacteriaceae bacterium ES3 contains these coding sequences:
- a CDS encoding YgiQ family radical SAM protein yields MDLKNETNNKQSDFKDYLPMFKKDLKAKGLSECDFIIVTGDAYVDHPSFGAAIIGRLLERHGYSVGIIAQPNWKIDDDFRRLGKPRLGFLISAGNLDSMVSHYSVNKKSRREDVYSPGGKTGKRPDRAVIVYCQKIRAIFGDIPIIIGGIEASLRRFAHYDYWEDCVRKPILVESQADLLVFGMGEKAIVEIAEALASGIPAKFLTYVRGAAFITNELDFDQVVKLPSCEEVAKDKEAYALATKALKGANNPFDERVFIQACGDVWVVQNPPQLPLTQLEFDDLYDLPFTYNWHPSYDAMGGIPALAEVKFSIMANRGCFGNCNFCAITIHQGKLIQMRSKESIVREAKRMINDPDFKGYIHDIGGPTANFSHLGCERQKTKGTCSNRECLTPEPCKNLNGNHQPYLDILRAVRKLPGVKKVFIRSGIRYDYLKLDKNRQFLKELVEYHISGQLRVAPEHISDEALQIMGKPSFETYKEFLRSFKKENDRLGKNQYVLPYFITGHPGTNLQDAIKLAEYIRDMGFMPEQIQDFYPTPGSMATAMYYTGLDPLTMEPVYVPKGREKAMQRALGQFKKRENYKLVKEALCLSYREDLIGTGKKALIAGEANRSKNQKTQNIKRKSRKTHGKKVN; encoded by the coding sequence ATGGATTTAAAGAACGAAACAAATAATAAACAATCTGATTTCAAAGACTATCTACCGATGTTCAAAAAGGATTTAAAGGCTAAAGGTTTGTCAGAGTGTGACTTTATAATTGTGACCGGAGATGCTTATGTTGATCACCCTTCTTTCGGGGCTGCGATCATTGGCAGACTTTTGGAGCGTCATGGATATAGTGTAGGGATAATTGCCCAGCCAAACTGGAAAATAGATGATGATTTCAGACGTTTAGGAAAACCACGTTTGGGATTTTTGATAAGCGCGGGCAACCTGGACTCCATGGTTAGTCATTATTCGGTCAACAAAAAAAGCCGACGAGAAGATGTTTATTCTCCAGGTGGTAAAACCGGAAAAAGACCTGACCGGGCGGTGATTGTTTATTGTCAGAAGATCAGAGCTATCTTTGGTGATATACCTATTATTATCGGTGGAATTGAAGCCAGTCTTAGACGATTTGCTCATTATGATTATTGGGAAGATTGTGTTCGAAAGCCAATTTTAGTGGAGTCACAGGCTGATTTACTGGTTTTCGGAATGGGTGAAAAAGCGATTGTTGAGATAGCAGAAGCATTGGCTTCCGGAATTCCAGCCAAGTTTTTGACTTATGTTAGGGGAGCCGCTTTTATCACGAATGAACTGGATTTTGATCAGGTAGTAAAGCTGCCATCCTGTGAAGAAGTTGCCAAAGACAAAGAAGCATATGCTCTGGCAACAAAGGCATTGAAAGGGGCTAACAATCCATTTGATGAAAGGGTGTTTATTCAAGCCTGTGGAGATGTTTGGGTGGTACAAAATCCTCCTCAATTGCCGCTTACACAGTTGGAGTTTGATGATCTTTATGATTTACCTTTCACCTACAATTGGCATCCATCCTATGATGCGATGGGCGGTATACCAGCCCTAGCTGAGGTGAAATTTAGTATTATGGCTAATCGCGGCTGTTTTGGTAATTGCAATTTTTGTGCAATTACCATCCATCAAGGTAAACTGATTCAGATGAGAAGCAAGGAGTCAATCGTTAGAGAAGCCAAAAGGATGATTAACGATCCGGATTTTAAAGGTTATATCCATGATATTGGTGGACCAACAGCGAATTTTTCCCATTTAGGATGTGAACGGCAGAAAACCAAAGGAACTTGTAGTAACAGAGAGTGCCTGACGCCAGAGCCCTGCAAGAATCTGAATGGCAATCATCAACCCTATCTTGATATTCTAAGGGCAGTTAGAAAACTTCCAGGGGTCAAAAAAGTGTTTATTCGTTCGGGGATACGCTATGATTACCTTAAACTTGACAAAAATCGTCAATTTTTAAAAGAGTTGGTTGAATATCATATCAGCGGGCAGCTCCGGGTAGCTCCGGAACATATTTCTGATGAGGCGCTTCAAATAATGGGAAAACCGTCCTTTGAAACCTATAAGGAATTCCTGAGATCTTTTAAGAAAGAAAATGATAGGTTAGGTAAGAACCAGTATGTATTACCCTATTTTATAACAGGTCATCCAGGAACAAATCTCCAGGATGCGATTAAACTGGCGGAATATATCCGTGATATGGGTTTTATGCCGGAGCAAATACAGGATTTTTATCCAACGCCGGGAAGCATGGCAACAGCAATGTACTATACAGGACTCGATCCACTGACAATGGAACCTGTTTATGTTCCAAAAGGACGAGAAAAGGCAATGCAACGGGCATTGGGGCAGTTTAAAAAGAGAGAAAACTATAAACTTGTAAAAGAAGCTTTATGTCTTTCTTATCGGGAAGATTTGATTGGAACTGGGAAAAAAGCGCTGATTGCCGGGGAAGCCAATAGGTCTAAGAATCAGAAAACACAAAATATCAAAAGAAAGAGCAGGAAAACTCATGGAAAAAAAGTTAACTGA
- the cobS gene encoding adenosylcobinamide-GDP ribazoletransferase — protein sequence MRKLLIAISFYTRIPIKLKDVSEEEFYNSMILMPFVGVFIGIVLYAASFLLSMIHFKELEALLLMIAYIWLTGGLHLDGFADTTDALFSSRDREKMMVIMKDSRLGAFGAIGLILLLLTNWLSMTLIVSQYTQALLIMPLFGRTAAIMSTCFCTYARGGGGLGKRLVEMTKPIHFIEYFVMLLVYSTLMMGVAGLLVVMLSFIPGILLMLNLQRKIGGMTGDTIGMTIELNQTFFMVIFTILLINLPSYFSFFTGFF from the coding sequence ATGAGAAAATTACTGATAGCAATATCTTTTTATACAAGAATTCCTATTAAATTAAAAGATGTTAGTGAAGAAGAATTTTATAATTCGATGATTTTAATGCCGTTTGTTGGGGTATTTATAGGAATAGTACTGTACGCGGCTTCATTTTTACTTTCGATGATTCATTTTAAGGAACTGGAAGCACTTCTTTTAATGATTGCCTATATCTGGCTGACAGGTGGTCTTCACCTTGATGGATTTGCGGATACAACGGATGCGCTATTTTCTTCCCGGGATCGTGAAAAGATGATGGTGATCATGAAAGATAGCCGACTAGGCGCTTTTGGCGCCATTGGACTGATTTTATTATTGCTGACAAATTGGCTGTCCATGACACTAATTGTATCACAATATACACAGGCACTTCTAATTATGCCTTTGTTTGGGCGGACCGCTGCTATTATGTCTACCTGTTTTTGTACTTATGCGCGTGGCGGTGGAGGTCTTGGAAAGAGGCTGGTTGAGATGACCAAGCCAATCCATTTTATTGAGTATTTTGTGATGCTTTTAGTCTATTCGACACTGATGATGGGTGTAGCAGGGCTATTAGTGGTGATGCTGAGTTTTATACCTGGGATATTACTGATGCTTAACCTGCAACGCAAAATTGGCGGGATGACAGGGGATACCATTGGGATGACCATTGAATTGAATCAGACTTTTTTTATGGTGATCTTTACAATATTACTGATTAATCTGCCTTCCTATTTTTCATTTTTTACCGGCTTTTTTTAA
- a CDS encoding HPr family phosphocarrier protein has protein sequence MSVIVDKVVIQNKAGLHAKPASLFVQRANDFKSEIYIKKEATRVNAKSIMGVMILAVQKGDEIEIEAVGDDEMKAVEALKEMIENRFDFVDEM, from the coding sequence ATGAGTGTGATTGTGGACAAAGTAGTGATCCAGAATAAAGCTGGGTTACACGCAAAACCGGCGTCATTGTTTGTGCAGCGAGCTAACGATTTCAAGAGCGAAATTTACATTAAAAAAGAAGCCACCAGAGTGAATGCTAAAAGCATAATGGGTGTGATGATTCTTGCTGTCCAAAAAGGCGATGAGATTGAAATTGAAGCTGTTGGTGATGATGAAATGAAAGCCGTCGAAGCATTGAAAGAAATGATTGAAAACCGGTTTGATTTTGTAGATGAGATGTAA
- a CDS encoding DUF1858 domain-containing protein produces the protein MGILDAVNAYPDSVNVFQAYGMHCFGCMAARFESIEEGALAHGIDPDALIKSVNDALDAIDATKA, from the coding sequence ATGGGTATACTTGATGCCGTTAATGCATATCCGGATTCAGTCAATGTTTTTCAGGCCTATGGAATGCATTGTTTCGGCTGTATGGCAGCTCGCTTTGAAAGTATCGAAGAAGGTGCTTTGGCTCACGGAATCGATCCGGACGCTTTAATTAAATCTGTTAATGATGCGCTTGACGCAATCGATGCTACAAAAGCTTAA
- a CDS encoding aspartate-semialdehyde dehydrogenase produces MKTYNVAVVGATGMVGQKMLQVLEELKFPVNNLYPMASSRSAGKEISFNGKKYVVEELCDEAFDKDIDIALFSAGGSTSEKFSPVAAKKGVIVIDNSSAWRMDPEVPLVVPEVNPEDLDWHKNIIANPNCSTIQAVVALKPLHDVYGIDRIVYSTYQAVSGSGVKGYADLERGIKGEENSFYPHPIAYNALPHIDVFLDNGYTKEEMKMVNETRKILHDDSLRITATTVRIPVYYSHSESINVELKKDFEVPEVQALMEKSPGIILQDDPENNVYPLARTAENHDEVYVGRIRRDFSVDHGLNMWVVADNIRKGAASNAVQIAFELINRNLI; encoded by the coding sequence ATGAAAACTTATAATGTTGCTGTCGTCGGTGCAACCGGCATGGTTGGTCAAAAAATGCTTCAAGTCCTGGAAGAGCTCAAATTTCCAGTAAACAATCTTTATCCCATGGCTTCAAGCCGATCAGCCGGTAAAGAAATTTCATTTAATGGTAAAAAATATGTGGTTGAAGAACTCTGCGATGAAGCTTTTGATAAAGATATTGATATCGCTCTCTTCTCAGCCGGCGGAAGCACCAGTGAAAAATTCTCTCCAGTTGCAGCAAAAAAAGGCGTTATCGTTATTGACAACAGCAGTGCCTGGAGAATGGATCCGGAAGTTCCTCTGGTTGTACCAGAAGTCAATCCAGAAGACCTAGATTGGCATAAAAACATAATTGCCAATCCCAACTGCTCTACTATCCAGGCTGTCGTTGCCTTAAAACCGCTCCATGATGTTTATGGTATTGACCGAATCGTTTACTCAACCTATCAGGCTGTATCTGGATCTGGTGTTAAAGGCTACGCGGATCTGGAAAGAGGCATAAAAGGTGAAGAAAACAGTTTTTATCCACATCCTATTGCCTATAATGCCCTTCCCCATATCGATGTTTTTCTCGATAATGGTTACACCAAAGAAGAAATGAAAATGGTTAATGAAACCAGAAAAATACTACATGATGATAGTCTTCGCATTACTGCTACAACTGTTCGAATTCCAGTTTATTACAGTCATAGCGAAAGCATCAACGTGGAATTAAAAAAAGACTTTGAAGTTCCTGAAGTTCAGGCACTTATGGAAAAATCACCTGGAATTATTTTACAGGATGATCCTGAAAACAATGTCTATCCTCTGGCCAGAACAGCAGAAAATCATGACGAAGTTTATGTCGGACGTATCAGACGGGATTTCAGTGTTGATCACGGGCTTAATATGTGGGTTGTCGCCGACAATATCAGAAAAGGAGCAGCCTCTAATGCTGTCCAGATAGCTTTTGAATTGATCAACAGAAACTTAATATAA
- the dapA gene encoding 4-hydroxy-tetrahydrodipicolinate synthase, giving the protein MSIFTGSCVALITPFKDGKIDFDRFHQLIDFQIDNGTDALLIAGTTGETSTLTDEEHLALIRDAGKYINGRVPYIAGTGSNDTAYSIWLSIEAEKAGADAALIINPYYNKSTQKGIITHIQKIAEAITIPVIIYNVPSRTGMNISIDTMKTLSKIPNVAAVKEASGNISQITEIARVCGDDLDIYSGNDDHVLPVLSVGGKGVISVSANIIPQDMHDLVDSFLSGDYLKSRELQFKTNLINLAMFYETNPIPVKTAMGLMGMDSGEMRLPLVEMDEDNKEKLIAALQAYGLL; this is encoded by the coding sequence ATGAGTATTTTTACAGGCTCTTGCGTAGCCCTGATCACCCCTTTTAAAGATGGAAAAATAGATTTTGACAGATTTCATCAGCTGATCGATTTTCAAATCGATAATGGTACCGATGCCTTATTAATTGCCGGTACAACAGGTGAAACCTCCACCCTTACTGACGAAGAGCATTTAGCATTAATAAGAGATGCCGGCAAATACATCAATGGTCGAGTTCCCTACATCGCCGGAACCGGAAGTAATGACACCGCTTATTCTATCTGGCTTTCAATTGAGGCTGAAAAAGCCGGTGCCGATGCAGCACTAATCATTAATCCTTACTATAATAAATCAACACAAAAGGGTATTATCACACATATTCAAAAAATTGCTGAAGCTATTACCATCCCTGTTATCATCTACAACGTTCCAAGTAGAACAGGCATGAATATTTCAATCGATACCATGAAAACACTCAGTAAAATCCCAAATGTGGCAGCTGTTAAGGAAGCCAGTGGCAATATCAGTCAAATCACTGAAATTGCCCGGGTATGCGGAGATGATCTGGATATCTATAGTGGAAATGACGATCATGTGTTGCCTGTTCTTTCTGTTGGCGGGAAAGGGGTTATTTCTGTTTCAGCCAATATTATCCCACAGGATATGCATGACCTGGTTGATTCCTTCTTATCAGGCGATTATTTAAAATCACGCGAACTTCAGTTTAAAACCAACCTGATCAACCTGGCTATGTTTTACGAAACTAATCCGATTCCGGTTAAAACTGCCATGGGTCTAATGGGGATGGATTCTGGGGAAATGAGGCTGCCACTCGTTGAAATGGATGAAGACAACAAGGAAAAGCTGATTGCTGCCCTACAGGCTTACGGGCTTTTATAG
- the dapB gene encoding 4-hydroxy-tetrahydrodipicolinate reductase — MLKIMITGVSGAMGQKLQTIIGQADDAEIVAGFDHVENSSLPFPVYTDLKNCPTEIDAIIDFSHFSAFPAIISFATEKKIPIVIATTGLSEDDQNTLKEASKIIPVFKTANMSVGINLLAKALKEMAATLESGFDIEIIEKHHNKKADAPSGTALLLADAVNDGLADKKTYTYGRYGREAKRTNDELGIHAIRGGTIPGEHSVIFAGNDEIIEIKHTAMSKNVFAEGAVKAARFLVSQQPGLYDMSMVIG; from the coding sequence ATGTTGAAAATTATGATTACCGGTGTTTCCGGTGCCATGGGGCAAAAATTACAGACCATTATTGGTCAGGCTGACGATGCCGAAATTGTTGCCGGTTTTGACCATGTTGAAAATAGCAGCTTGCCTTTCCCGGTCTATACTGATCTTAAAAACTGTCCAACAGAAATAGATGCAATCATTGATTTTTCTCATTTTTCTGCGTTTCCAGCGATTATAAGCTTTGCAACTGAGAAAAAAATTCCAATTGTAATTGCTACAACTGGTCTATCTGAGGATGATCAGAACACCTTAAAAGAGGCTTCAAAAATCATCCCAGTGTTTAAAACCGCCAATATGTCTGTCGGTATCAATCTTTTAGCGAAAGCACTCAAAGAAATGGCAGCTACCCTTGAATCAGGTTTTGATATTGAAATCATTGAAAAACATCATAATAAAAAAGCTGACGCCCCCAGTGGCACCGCTTTATTACTGGCAGATGCCGTCAACGATGGTCTAGCTGACAAGAAAACCTACACTTACGGCCGTTATGGCCGTGAAGCCAAACGAACTAATGATGAACTTGGTATTCATGCTATTCGCGGCGGTACGATCCCCGGTGAGCATTCGGTGATCTTTGCCGGTAATGATGAAATTATTGAAATCAAACACACTGCCATGAGTAAAAATGTCTTCGCTGAAGGTGCTGTTAAAGCTGCCAGATTTCTGGTTTCACAACAACCTGGACTCTATGATATGTCAATGGTTATTGGATAA
- a CDS encoding aspartate kinase codes for MNIVVQKYGGTSVGSVERIKNVAKRIIKKHNDGHQIVVVVSAMGKTTDELVKLAYDINPSPPKREMDRLLSTGEQISISLLSMTLQSMGYKAISFTGPQVGIMTSGMHTKSRIEGIDTSKILEALNDDMIVIVAGFQGVNEFDDVTTLGRGGSDTSAVALACVLDAPCEIYTDVEGIYGVDPRLYPQARKLDSVSYEEMLEMASLGAGVMHSRAIELGSKYDTKLVVSSSMTEKPGTIIKKGVKPMEGQSITGLAIDNDQIMITIQNIPFDTTITAQFFNRFAENNINIDMISQTAPIDGLINISFTAPSEDLEEGKEILAAFQTKHPGIGVIVNEDISKLSVVGVGMRSQSGVAAQFFKLLSENSIQMLMITTSEIRISCIIPKKDRDLAVTETSKAFNL; via the coding sequence ATGAATATCGTTGTACAAAAATACGGCGGCACCTCGGTAGGCTCTGTAGAACGTATCAAAAATGTCGCTAAACGCATAATTAAAAAACATAATGACGGTCACCAGATCGTAGTTGTTGTTTCCGCAATGGGAAAAACAACCGATGAGCTGGTAAAACTTGCTTATGACATCAATCCCTCTCCACCCAAGCGAGAAATGGATCGTCTTTTATCAACAGGAGAACAAATTTCAATCTCTTTGTTGTCCATGACCCTTCAATCAATGGGTTACAAAGCCATTTCCTTTACCGGTCCTCAGGTTGGAATTATGACCTCCGGAATGCATACAAAATCTCGAATTGAAGGAATCGATACTAGCAAAATTTTGGAAGCACTTAATGATGACATGATTGTTATTGTTGCCGGATTTCAGGGGGTCAATGAATTTGACGATGTCACTACACTGGGCCGAGGTGGCTCTGACACCAGTGCTGTTGCATTAGCCTGTGTTCTGGATGCTCCCTGTGAAATTTATACTGATGTAGAAGGCATTTACGGAGTAGATCCCAGGCTTTATCCCCAAGCCCGCAAACTCGATTCAGTATCTTATGAAGAAATGCTGGAAATGGCCAGTTTAGGAGCTGGTGTCATGCATAGCCGAGCCATTGAACTAGGCAGTAAGTATGATACAAAATTGGTCGTATCTTCTAGTATGACTGAAAAACCCGGAACAATCATAAAAAAAGGAGTGAAACCCATGGAAGGACAAAGTATTACTGGACTGGCCATTGATAATGACCAGATCATGATCACAATTCAAAATATACCTTTTGATACCACTATAACCGCACAGTTCTTTAATCGATTTGCTGAAAACAATATAAATATCGATATGATTAGTCAGACAGCACCAATAGATGGACTGATTAATATCTCTTTTACTGCCCCTTCTGAAGACTTGGAAGAAGGCAAAGAAATTCTTGCAGCTTTTCAGACAAAACATCCTGGTATAGGCGTCATTGTAAATGAAGATATTTCAAAACTGTCTGTTGTCGGTGTTGGTATGCGTTCGCAGTCAGGAGTAGCTGCACAGTTTTTCAAGTTGTTATCTGAAAATTCTATCCAGATGTTAATGATTACCACTTCAGAAATTAGAATCAGCTGCATTATTCCTAAAAAAGACCGTGATCTTGCAGTGACTGAAACTTCAAAAGCTTTTAATCTATAA
- the phoU gene encoding phosphate signaling complex protein PhoU: MRKNYDNELTMVKEDILLMTTVVEKMVSDSVHALKNKEIELAEDVINRDDLVDQKEIELTMMVGEIIARQGPVATDLRRLSSSYKIITNLERVADLSVNISQKVLELKNTTYMKELVDIPKAADLAKELLKICIQAYINEDISQIKKVIDLENELDQVNYLIQSECTEYMIKDRQNVDQGSKFIFIGSYLERIGDHATNIFETVFYINTGKMIDFNDLDEEVVKGALHID, translated from the coding sequence ATGCGTAAAAATTATGATAATGAGTTAACAATGGTCAAAGAAGATATTTTATTGATGACAACAGTAGTTGAAAAAATGGTCTCAGACTCAGTTCATGCACTGAAAAATAAAGAAATTGAATTGGCTGAGGACGTTATTAATCGGGACGATCTTGTTGATCAAAAAGAAATTGAACTGACCATGATGGTAGGAGAGATTATTGCCCGTCAAGGACCAGTAGCTACAGATTTAAGACGCCTGTCTTCCAGCTATAAAATTATCACTAATCTTGAGCGAGTTGCCGATTTATCAGTCAATATCTCTCAGAAAGTCCTTGAGTTGAAAAATACAACTTATATGAAAGAGCTGGTTGATATCCCTAAAGCTGCTGATTTGGCTAAGGAACTTTTAAAGATTTGTATTCAGGCCTATATTAATGAAGATATCTCACAGATCAAAAAGGTCATCGATCTGGAAAATGAATTGGATCAGGTTAATTACTTGATTCAGTCAGAATGTACAGAATATATGATTAAAGACCGACAAAACGTCGACCAGGGGTCTAAATTTATTTTTATCGGGAGCTATCTGGAGCGAATCGGCGATCATGCTACTAATATTTTTGAAACTGTTTTCTACATCAACACTGGAAAAATGATCGATTTTAATGATCTTGATGAAGAAGTGGTAAAGGGTGCTCTCCATATTGATTAA
- the pstB gene encoding phosphate ABC transporter ATP-binding protein PstB — MEKKIKFSTRNLDLFYGDFQALKSINMDVIENEVTAFIGPSGCGKSTYLRCLNRMNDLIDSVRIQGEIIFDGQDINGDVDVINLRTRVGMVFQKPNPFPMSIYDNIAYGPRCQGMKDKKKLDVIVKDSLVKAAIWDEVKDRLDKSALGLSGGQQQRLCIARTIAMNPEVILMDEPTSALDPIATAKIEELMAELKKDYTIIIVTHSMQQAGRISDKTAFFLMGEVIEFDETPKIFTNPEDKRTEDYITGRFG; from the coding sequence ATGGAAAAAAAAATAAAGTTTAGCACGAGAAATCTTGATCTTTTTTATGGAGATTTTCAGGCACTCAAATCTATCAATATGGATGTTATTGAAAATGAAGTGACGGCATTTATCGGACCTTCCGGCTGTGGAAAATCCACTTATCTCAGATGTCTAAATCGGATGAACGACCTGATCGACTCAGTGAGAATTCAGGGCGAAATTATTTTTGATGGACAGGATATCAATGGAGACGTAGATGTCATTAATTTAAGAACAAGAGTGGGAATGGTATTTCAAAAACCTAATCCATTTCCAATGAGTATTTATGATAATATTGCTTATGGACCTCGCTGTCAGGGGATGAAAGACAAGAAAAAACTTGATGTGATTGTTAAAGATTCACTGGTTAAAGCGGCCATCTGGGATGAGGTGAAAGATCGATTGGATAAATCAGCACTCGGTCTTTCTGGAGGCCAGCAGCAGCGACTTTGCATTGCCCGAACTATAGCTATGAATCCCGAAGTTATACTGATGGATGAACCAACATCGGCACTTGACCCAATTGCTACGGCTAAAATAGAAGAATTAATGGCAGAGCTTAAAAAGGACTATACTATTATTATTGTAACCCACTCCATGCAACAAGCTGGGCGAATTTCCGATAAAACCGCCTTCTTCTTAATGGGTGAAGTGATAGAATTTGATGAAACACCGAAAATATTTACTAACCCTGAAGATAAGCGAACTGAAGATTACATTACTGGACGATTTGGTTGA
- the pstA gene encoding phosphate ABC transporter permease PstA produces the protein MSQKLKDNILKSLIYTATGLTLAVLLFIIGFIFVQGIGLVNLDFLTRDFNEKVSYVFVDSADIPATVDIEDINAEKELDSRYETLLDGPIYVENLGIAISQVHYKNHTTEREQFVISYIEDNSPMLDAVISNGEAVKIGTDYILKSINDEDFDDLSLEEVASVIESQSGELKIKIIQPGGGIYSNIITTLYMVLLALAIALPIGIFGAIYLTEYAKPGKLVNTIRFAAETLSGIPSIIFGLFGMAFFVVALKMQISLLSGSLTVAIILLPVIIRSTEEALKTVPMSFREGSLALGATKLQTIFKVVLPCAVPGIATAVLLSIGRVIGESAALLLTAGTVAQIPESLFSPGSTLTVQAYYVAKESGNIKLSCAIGVIIILVVIVLNILSRLATDKLDVFNKK, from the coding sequence ATGAGCCAGAAACTAAAAGATAATATTTTAAAATCGCTGATCTACACAGCAACAGGCTTGACGCTGGCAGTTCTACTGTTTATAATTGGTTTTATATTTGTACAAGGGATTGGCCTTGTTAATCTTGATTTTTTAACGCGAGATTTTAATGAAAAAGTTTCCTATGTGTTTGTTGATTCCGCTGATATTCCGGCTACCGTTGATATTGAGGATATCAATGCCGAAAAAGAACTGGATTCACGCTATGAAACTTTGCTCGATGGACCAATCTATGTAGAGAATTTGGGGATTGCCATCTCACAGGTACACTACAAAAATCATACTACAGAGCGGGAACAATTTGTCATCTCTTACATTGAAGATAATTCACCAATGCTTGATGCAGTTATTTCCAATGGTGAGGCGGTTAAAATTGGAACAGACTATATTCTAAAGAGTATTAATGATGAAGATTTCGACGATTTAAGCCTGGAAGAAGTTGCCAGCGTTATAGAAAGTCAGTCCGGCGAATTGAAAATAAAAATTATTCAGCCAGGTGGCGGGATTTACTCTAACATTATTACCACTTTGTATATGGTACTACTAGCTTTAGCGATTGCATTGCCGATTGGAATCTTTGGGGCAATCTATTTAACGGAATATGCCAAGCCTGGAAAACTGGTTAATACGATCCGATTTGCGGCGGAAACTCTTTCGGGTATACCATCAATTATTTTTGGTCTATTCGGGATGGCATTTTTCGTAGTAGCTCTTAAAATGCAGATTTCATTGTTATCTGGTAGTTTAACCGTTGCTATTATTCTTTTGCCTGTCATAATCAGAAGTACAGAGGAAGCTTTAAAAACTGTTCCGATGTCATTCAGAGAAGGATCGTTGGCGCTTGGCGCAACTAAACTTCAGACTATTTTCAAAGTAGTTTTGCCTTGTGCTGTTCCGGGGATTGCCACAGCAGTACTTTTAAGCATTGGTCGTGTTATTGGCGAGTCTGCAGCGCTCTTACTGACTGCCGGAACAGTTGCTCAAATTCCTGAATCTTTGTTCTCCCCAGGTTCCACATTGACTGTTCAGGCTTATTATGTAGCGAAAGAATCTGGCAACATCAAACTTTCCTGCGCTATCGGAGTGATAATCATTCTGGTTGTTATTGTCCTGAATATCCTTTCCCGACTGGCAACAGATAAACTTGATGTATTCAATAAAAAATAA
- the pstC gene encoding phosphate ABC transporter permease subunit PstC — protein MEETKVSKFRERVIESFFLICAFVAVISVLAITFYVFYNGLAPFVSGSYPIWDFISGVEWRPGNNQYGVFYMIVGSIFATFGAILIGVPIAILTAVFISQMAKGWAGKIIRFAVELLAGIPSVLYGIFGLGIIVPYVLKISPMAQGESLLATILVLTIMILPTVVSISETSISAVPREYKEGSLALGATEMQTIFKVIIPAGKSGIITGVILGIGRAIGETMAVMLVCGNPIAGIPTSLFDQVRPLTTNIALEMGYASGVHQQLLYSTGVVLFVFIMIINVVVNRVVKSKVGS, from the coding sequence TTGGAAGAAACAAAAGTTAGTAAATTTAGAGAAAGAGTGATTGAAAGTTTTTTTCTGATATGCGCCTTTGTGGCAGTAATCAGTGTACTGGCAATTACTTTTTATGTGTTTTATAACGGACTCGCACCATTCGTGAGCGGATCTTATCCAATTTGGGATTTTATTTCAGGCGTTGAGTGGCGACCTGGTAACAATCAGTATGGTGTTTTTTATATGATCGTTGGATCGATCTTTGCGACCTTCGGAGCAATTCTAATTGGTGTACCCATTGCTATTTTAACTGCTGTATTTATTTCACAGATGGCTAAAGGATGGGCAGGTAAAATAATCAGATTTGCTGTCGAATTACTTGCTGGGATTCCCTCGGTATTATACGGTATTTTTGGATTAGGGATCATCGTTCCATATGTGCTAAAAATTTCGCCGATGGCACAGGGAGAATCTCTGCTGGCAACCATTCTGGTTTTGACAATCATGATTTTACCTACCGTTGTAAGTATTTCAGAAACTTCTATTTCGGCAGTTCCTCGGGAATACAAAGAAGGCTCATTGGCTCTGGGTGCAACAGAGATGCAGACAATTTTTAAAGTTATTATACCAGCCGGAAAATCTGGGATTATCACAGGAGTGATTTTGGGGATTGGACGAGCAATTGGTGAAACTATGGCCGTTATGCTGGTTTGTGGTAACCCCATCGCAGGTATTCCGACCAGTTTATTTGATCAGGTTCGACCGCTGACAACCAATATTGCTTTGGAAATGGGGTATGCATCAGGTGTTCACCAGCAGCTGCTGTATTCAACTGGGGTCGTATTATTTGTATTTATTATGATTATCAATGTAGTTGTAAACAGAGTTGTAAAATCTAAGGTAGGTAGCTGA